A genomic stretch from Thunnus maccoyii chromosome 19, fThuMac1.1, whole genome shotgun sequence includes:
- the LOC121885808 gene encoding lysine-specific demethylase 2B isoform X1: protein MAQAAETCAESGRRLRSICRRMYDENEDLSDVEEMANIRGFSVEEKLVSSSYSANFVHLMEGKDFTYEYVQREALRIPLIFKEKDGLGIRMPDPEFTVSEVKGLVGSRRSVDVMDVSTQKGSEMSMAQFVRYYETPEEERDKLFNVISLEFSHTKLENLIKRPTVVDQVDWVDNMWPTDLKQSQTEATNVISEMKYPKVQRYCLMSVKGCYTDFHIDFGGTSVWYHVFKGQKVFWLVPPTPHNLALFEDWVLSGKQSDIFLGDRADGCQRVELKQGYTFFIPSGWIHAVYTPEDTLVFGGNILHSFNIPMQLTIHEIENRTKVHSKFRFPFYYEIGWYVLERYVHCLTKRSYLSQEIRKEPVVMDYETKANTESPSSDSRSQDMNEDSCETQVRDDQGEKSERVGQDGPCSPDNVKGQHLKAVLSVDSEDSCNPGSTSLDFPKTPSDSPASESPNKWTHLTEFELNGLRTLVEKLESLPENKKCVPEGIENPQALLDDMKVVLKEHADDDPKLAITGVPVVCWPKKTIKPRPPNRPKPKMAASPASAVKLSASRGTSGARRRRTRCRKCEACLRTECGECHFCKDMKKFGGPGRMKQSCIMRQCIAPVLPHTAVCLVCGEAGKEDTVEDEEEKFNLMLMECSICNEIVHPNCLKVKDSSGVVNDELPNCWECPKCNHAGKTGKASKQKRGPGFKYASNLPGSLLKEPRLNRDAKEEPDPPMVATATVTALTTTSAVKRKADRDEISKRKDEEPPKKRPPLLSLDGSPRPRLEDNPLRKKRKLFDTNDEPVIVKKKKKLSKLDDPLTPKLLRQIKTENDHGDEDDDQDDHDEDGFSLDRMHLKEKKEYDDEDQEEDEEEEEDSTKERDSSADDKSKVLLSPLLRTSAARESDQSSSNSPRAGPSSESGDAPERSSAQLKARHQRRRLPNKELSKEFNQEIPKTEDCLNNQNHGAVKTEDSPANHNRRPLKNEDSVTNQNRKPLKTEDSTTNQSRRAVKMEEGVANHNRRPLKTEDSLANQNHRPVKPEPESEVEDSKPKWPLNNGSSDLGDWLRHRGREVNGTPRGYSPLGWNRNTPITPICPRPLPCRSPPKCIQMERHVIRPPPISPPPDRLPLNDGEAHVMRRETWMTVFSHLTHRDLCVCMRVCRTWNRWCCDKRLWKHINLNRCKSITPLMLSGIIRRQPVALDLSWTNISKKQLSWLINRLPGLRVLLLSGCSWVAVSALCTSSCPLLRTLDVQWVEGLKDAQMRDLLSPPTDNRPGQLDNRSKLRNVEDLRLAGLDITDTSLRLIIRYMPLLSKLDLSYCNHVTDQSVNILTAAGTTTRDSLTDINLSVCNRVTDQSLTYFKRCGSICHIDLRYCKQVTKEGCDQFVAEMSVSVQFELIEEKLLQKIS, encoded by the exons ATGGCTCAGGCCGCGGAAACGTGTGCTGAATCTGGACGCAGGCTG CGCTCCATCTGCCGGAGGATGTACGACGAAAACGAGGATTTGTCTGATGTTGAAGAAATGGCAAACATCAGAGGTTTCAGCGTGGAGGAAAAGCTTGTTAGTAGCAGCTACAGTGCAAACTTTGTCCACTTGATGGAGGGTAAAG ACTTCACTTATGAATATGTGCAAAGGGAGGCTTTAAGGATCCCACTCATTTTTAAAGAGAAAGATGGACTAGGGATCAG AATGCCTGATCCAGAATTTACTGTCAGTGAAGTTAAAGGCTTAGTTG GCAGTCGTCGGTCTGTGGATGTAATGGATGTGAGCACTCAGAAAGGCTCTGAAATGAGCATGGCTCAGTTTGTGCGTTATTATGAGACACCAGAAGAAGAGCGGGACAAACTCTTCAATGTCATCAGCCTAGAGTTCAGCCACACTAAGCTGGAGAACCTCATCAAGCGACCCACAGTG GTGGATCAAGTCGATTGGGTGGACAACATGTGGCCTACTGATCTGAAACAAAGCCAAACAGAAGCCACCAATGTGATCTCAGAGATGAAGTACCCCAAAGTGCAAAG GTATTGTTTGATGAGTGTGAAGGGCTGCTACACAGACTTCCACATTGATTTTGGAGGCACTTCGGTTTGGTATCACGTATTCAAGGGACAGAAA GTGTTCTGGCTGGTACCTCCAACCCCTCATAACCTTGCCCTGTTTGAAGACTGGGTCCTTTCAGGCAAGCAGAGTGATATCTTCCTGGGAGACCGAGCTGATGGATGCCAGAGAGTGGAGCTTAAGCAAGGATACACCTTCTTCATCCCATCTG GGTGGATCCATGCTGTCTACACTCCTGAGGACACACTGGTGTTTGGAGGCAACATTCTGCACAGTTTTAACATTCCTATGCAGCTTACCATCCACGAGATAGAGAATAGGACTAAG GTTCATTCCAAGTTTCGTTTCCCTTTCTACTATGAGATTGGCTGGTATGTCCTGGAGAGATATGTGCACTGCCTGACCAAACGGTCCTACCTTTCTCAGGAGATCCGTAAAGAGCCTGTAGTAATGG ACTACGAGACAAAGGCAAATACAGAAAGCCCCTCCTCTGACTCACGGAGCCAGGACATGAACGAGGACTCGTGTGAGACTCAGGTCAGGGATGACCAGGGCGAAAAATCAGAGAGAGTCGGTCAAGATGGCCCCTGCTCGCCTGACAACGTGAAGGGCCAACACCTTAAAGCTGTTCTATCTGTCGACTCCGAGGACAGCTGTAATCCCGGCTCCACCTCTCTAGATTTCCCCAAAACCCCCTCTGACTCTCCAGCCTCAGAGTCTCCGAATAAATGGACTCACCTGACAGAGTTTGAGCTAAACGGGCTCAGGACGCTGGTTGAGAAGCTGGAGTCACTccctgaaaataagaaatgtgTCCCAGAGGGAATAGAGAACCCACAAGCCCTGCTGGATGACATGAAG GTTGTCTTAAAGGAACACGCTGATGACGACCCTAAACTCGCGATCACTGGAGTTCCTGTGGTTTGCTGGCCTAAGAAAACTATAAAG CCCCGGCCTCCCAACCGGCCGAAACCTAAGATGGCAGCTTCTCCTGCATCAGCAGTCAAGCTGTCAGCGAGTCGGGGAACATCTGGTGCCAGGAGGAGAAGGACGCGCTGTCGGAAGTGTGAAGCATGCCTGCGCACGGAGTGTGGAGAGTGCCACTTCTGCAAAGACATGAAGAAGTTCGGTGGGCCGGGCCGTATGAAGCAGTCTTGCATCATGAGGCAGTGTATTGCT CCGGTTCTGCCCCACACGGCAGTGTGTCTTGTCTGTGGAGAGGCTGGGAAGGAGGACACagtggaggatgaggaggagaagtTTAACCTCATGCTCATGGAGTGCTCCATCTGCAATGAGATTGTTCATCCTAACTGTCTTAAG GTAAAAGATTCAAGTGGAGTCGTCAATGATGAGTTGCCAAACTGCTGGGAATGCCCAAAGTGCAACCATGCTGGAAAAACAGGGAAA GCCTCAAAGCAAAAAAGGGGGCCAGGATTTAAGTACGCATCAAACCTCCCAGGGTCGCTATTGAAAGAACCGCGGTTAAACCGGGATGCAAAGGAAGAGCCCGACCCTCCCATGGTGGCTACAGCAACTGTTACTGCTTTGACGACCacgtctgctgtgaaaagaaaGGCAGACAGAGACGAAATCTCTAAGAGGAAAGATGAAGAGCCTCCAAAGAAACGTCCCCCGTTGCTGTCTCTGGATGGGTCGCCCCGGCCAAGACTTGAGGACAACCCGttgaggaaaaagaggaaacttTTTGACACCAATGACGAACCTGTCATTGTGAAAAAGAAG AAGAAGCTTTCAAAACTTGATGATCCCTTGACTCCAAAGCTGTTGCGGCAAATCAAGACCGAGAACGATCACGGCGATGAAGACGATGACCAGGACGATCATGACGAAGACGGGTTCTCCTTGGACAGGATGCAtttaaaggagaaaaaggagTATGATGATGAGGAccaagaggaagatgaggaggaagaggaagattcgacaaaagagagagacagtagTGCAGATGACAAATCCAAGGTCTTGTTAAGTCCACTGCTGAGAACTTCAGCAGCCAGAGAAAGCGACCAATCCTCCTCCAACTCTCCCAGAGCTGGACCGAGCAGCGAGTCAGGAGACGCCCCGGAGAGGAGCTCTGCTCAGCTGAAGGCTCGCCATCAGCGCAGACGCCTCCCCAACAAAGAGCTGAGCAAAGAGTTCAACCAGGAGATCCCCAAGACAGAAGACTGTCTGAACAACCAGAACCACGGCGCTGTGAAGACAGAGGACAGCCCAGCCAATCACAATCGACGACCACTGAAGAACGAGGACAGTGTGACCAATCAGAACCGTAAACCACTAAAAACGGAGGACTCAACCACTAATCAGAGCCGGAGGGCCGTTAAAATGGAGGAAGGTGTGGCCAATCACAACAGACGGCCGCTGAAAACAGAAGACAGCCTGGCCAATCAAAACCACAGGCCAGTAAAACCTGAACCTGAGAGCGAAGTAGAAGACTCAAAGCCTAAATGGCCTCTTAATAACGGCAGCAGCGACCTGGGAGACTGGCTGCGACACAGGGGACGGGAGGTTAACGGGACACCACGCGGTTACTCACCTCTGGGctggaacagaaacacaccaatCACACCAATATGCCCACGCCCACTTCCCTGCCGGTCACCGCCGAAATGTATCCAAATGGAGCGGCATGTGATCCGACCCCCTCCCATCAGCCCCCCACCCGACAGACTGCCACTGAACGACGGCGAAGCACATGTGATGCGACGAGAGACATGGATGACGGTTTTCAGTCACCTGACTCACAGAGATCTTTGCGTCTGCATGCGTGTCTGCAGGACGTGGAACAGATG GTGCTGTGACAAGCGGCTTTGGAAGCACATCAATCTGAACCGTTGCAAGTCCATCACACCTCTCATGCTGAGCGGCATCATCCGGAGACAGCCAGTAGCTCTGGACCTCAGCTGGACCAACATCTCCAAGAAACAACTCAGCTGGCTCATCAACAGGCTGCCAG GTTTGCGTGTGCTGCTGTTGTCAGGATGCTCCTGGGTGGCAGTCTCTGCTCTTTGCACCTCCAGCTGTCCTCTTTTGCGAACTCTGGATGTTCAGTGGGTTGAGGGACTGAAAGATGCTCAGATGAGGGACCTGCTGTCGCCTCCTACAGATAACAGGCCAG GTCAGTTAGACAACAGGAGTAAGCTGCGTAACGTAGAGGACCTGCGTCTGGCAGGTTTGGACATCACAGACACATCTCTGCGGCTCATCATCCGCTACATGCCGTTGTTGTCCAAACTGGACCTCAGCTACTGCAACCACGTCACTGACCAGTCCGTCAACATCCTTACTGCTGCAGGGACGACTACCAGAGACTCCCTCACTGACATCAACCTGTCAG TCTGCAACAGGGTCACAGACCAGTCGCTGACCTATTTCAAACGCTGCGGAAGCATATGTCACATCGACCTGCGCTACTGCAAACAGGTGACCAAGGAGGGATGCGACCAGTTCGTTGCAGAAATGTCCgtcagtgtgcagtttgaactGATAGAGGAGAAACTGCTGCAGAAGATCAGCtag
- the LOC121885808 gene encoding lysine-specific demethylase 2B isoform X2 has product MAQAAETCAESGRRLRSICRRMYDENEDLSDVEEMANIRGFSVEEKLVSSSYSANFVHLMEGKDFTYEYVQREALRIPLIFKEKDGLGIRMPDPEFTVSEVKGLVGSRRSVDVMDVSTQKGSEMSMAQFVRYYETPEEERDKLFNVISLEFSHTKLENLIKRPTVVDQVDWVDNMWPTDLKQSQTEATNVISEMKYPKVQRYCLMSVKGCYTDFHIDFGGTSVWYHVFKGQKVFWLVPPTPHNLALFEDWVLSGKQSDIFLGDRADGCQRVELKQGYTFFIPSGWIHAVYTPEDTLVFGGNILHSFNIPMQLTIHEIENRTKVHSKFRFPFYYEIGWYVLERYVHCLTKRSYLSQEIRKEPVVMDYETKANTESPSSDSRSQDMNEDSCETQVRDDQGEKSERVGQDGPCSPDNVKGQHLKAVLSVDSEDSCNPGSTSLDFPKTPSDSPASESPNKWTHLTEFELNGLRTLVEKLESLPENKKCVPEGIENPQALLDDMKVVLKEHADDDPKLAITGVPVVCWPKKTIKPRPPNRPKPKMAASPASAVKLSASRGTSGARRRRTRCRKCEACLRTECGECHFCKDMKKFGGPGRMKQSCIMRQCIAPVLPHTAVCLVCGEAGKEDTVEDEEEKFNLMLMECSICNEIVHPNCLKVKDSSGVVNDELPNCWECPKCNHAGKTGKASKQKRGPGFKYASNLPGSLLKEPRLNRDAKEEPDPPMVATATVTALTTTSAVKRKADRDEISKRKDEEPPKKRPPLLSLDGSPRPRLEDNPLRKKRKLFDTNDEPVIVKKKKLSKLDDPLTPKLLRQIKTENDHGDEDDDQDDHDEDGFSLDRMHLKEKKEYDDEDQEEDEEEEEDSTKERDSSADDKSKVLLSPLLRTSAARESDQSSSNSPRAGPSSESGDAPERSSAQLKARHQRRRLPNKELSKEFNQEIPKTEDCLNNQNHGAVKTEDSPANHNRRPLKNEDSVTNQNRKPLKTEDSTTNQSRRAVKMEEGVANHNRRPLKTEDSLANQNHRPVKPEPESEVEDSKPKWPLNNGSSDLGDWLRHRGREVNGTPRGYSPLGWNRNTPITPICPRPLPCRSPPKCIQMERHVIRPPPISPPPDRLPLNDGEAHVMRRETWMTVFSHLTHRDLCVCMRVCRTWNRWCCDKRLWKHINLNRCKSITPLMLSGIIRRQPVALDLSWTNISKKQLSWLINRLPGLRVLLLSGCSWVAVSALCTSSCPLLRTLDVQWVEGLKDAQMRDLLSPPTDNRPGQLDNRSKLRNVEDLRLAGLDITDTSLRLIIRYMPLLSKLDLSYCNHVTDQSVNILTAAGTTTRDSLTDINLSVCNRVTDQSLTYFKRCGSICHIDLRYCKQVTKEGCDQFVAEMSVSVQFELIEEKLLQKIS; this is encoded by the exons ATGGCTCAGGCCGCGGAAACGTGTGCTGAATCTGGACGCAGGCTG CGCTCCATCTGCCGGAGGATGTACGACGAAAACGAGGATTTGTCTGATGTTGAAGAAATGGCAAACATCAGAGGTTTCAGCGTGGAGGAAAAGCTTGTTAGTAGCAGCTACAGTGCAAACTTTGTCCACTTGATGGAGGGTAAAG ACTTCACTTATGAATATGTGCAAAGGGAGGCTTTAAGGATCCCACTCATTTTTAAAGAGAAAGATGGACTAGGGATCAG AATGCCTGATCCAGAATTTACTGTCAGTGAAGTTAAAGGCTTAGTTG GCAGTCGTCGGTCTGTGGATGTAATGGATGTGAGCACTCAGAAAGGCTCTGAAATGAGCATGGCTCAGTTTGTGCGTTATTATGAGACACCAGAAGAAGAGCGGGACAAACTCTTCAATGTCATCAGCCTAGAGTTCAGCCACACTAAGCTGGAGAACCTCATCAAGCGACCCACAGTG GTGGATCAAGTCGATTGGGTGGACAACATGTGGCCTACTGATCTGAAACAAAGCCAAACAGAAGCCACCAATGTGATCTCAGAGATGAAGTACCCCAAAGTGCAAAG GTATTGTTTGATGAGTGTGAAGGGCTGCTACACAGACTTCCACATTGATTTTGGAGGCACTTCGGTTTGGTATCACGTATTCAAGGGACAGAAA GTGTTCTGGCTGGTACCTCCAACCCCTCATAACCTTGCCCTGTTTGAAGACTGGGTCCTTTCAGGCAAGCAGAGTGATATCTTCCTGGGAGACCGAGCTGATGGATGCCAGAGAGTGGAGCTTAAGCAAGGATACACCTTCTTCATCCCATCTG GGTGGATCCATGCTGTCTACACTCCTGAGGACACACTGGTGTTTGGAGGCAACATTCTGCACAGTTTTAACATTCCTATGCAGCTTACCATCCACGAGATAGAGAATAGGACTAAG GTTCATTCCAAGTTTCGTTTCCCTTTCTACTATGAGATTGGCTGGTATGTCCTGGAGAGATATGTGCACTGCCTGACCAAACGGTCCTACCTTTCTCAGGAGATCCGTAAAGAGCCTGTAGTAATGG ACTACGAGACAAAGGCAAATACAGAAAGCCCCTCCTCTGACTCACGGAGCCAGGACATGAACGAGGACTCGTGTGAGACTCAGGTCAGGGATGACCAGGGCGAAAAATCAGAGAGAGTCGGTCAAGATGGCCCCTGCTCGCCTGACAACGTGAAGGGCCAACACCTTAAAGCTGTTCTATCTGTCGACTCCGAGGACAGCTGTAATCCCGGCTCCACCTCTCTAGATTTCCCCAAAACCCCCTCTGACTCTCCAGCCTCAGAGTCTCCGAATAAATGGACTCACCTGACAGAGTTTGAGCTAAACGGGCTCAGGACGCTGGTTGAGAAGCTGGAGTCACTccctgaaaataagaaatgtgTCCCAGAGGGAATAGAGAACCCACAAGCCCTGCTGGATGACATGAAG GTTGTCTTAAAGGAACACGCTGATGACGACCCTAAACTCGCGATCACTGGAGTTCCTGTGGTTTGCTGGCCTAAGAAAACTATAAAG CCCCGGCCTCCCAACCGGCCGAAACCTAAGATGGCAGCTTCTCCTGCATCAGCAGTCAAGCTGTCAGCGAGTCGGGGAACATCTGGTGCCAGGAGGAGAAGGACGCGCTGTCGGAAGTGTGAAGCATGCCTGCGCACGGAGTGTGGAGAGTGCCACTTCTGCAAAGACATGAAGAAGTTCGGTGGGCCGGGCCGTATGAAGCAGTCTTGCATCATGAGGCAGTGTATTGCT CCGGTTCTGCCCCACACGGCAGTGTGTCTTGTCTGTGGAGAGGCTGGGAAGGAGGACACagtggaggatgaggaggagaagtTTAACCTCATGCTCATGGAGTGCTCCATCTGCAATGAGATTGTTCATCCTAACTGTCTTAAG GTAAAAGATTCAAGTGGAGTCGTCAATGATGAGTTGCCAAACTGCTGGGAATGCCCAAAGTGCAACCATGCTGGAAAAACAGGGAAA GCCTCAAAGCAAAAAAGGGGGCCAGGATTTAAGTACGCATCAAACCTCCCAGGGTCGCTATTGAAAGAACCGCGGTTAAACCGGGATGCAAAGGAAGAGCCCGACCCTCCCATGGTGGCTACAGCAACTGTTACTGCTTTGACGACCacgtctgctgtgaaaagaaaGGCAGACAGAGACGAAATCTCTAAGAGGAAAGATGAAGAGCCTCCAAAGAAACGTCCCCCGTTGCTGTCTCTGGATGGGTCGCCCCGGCCAAGACTTGAGGACAACCCGttgaggaaaaagaggaaacttTTTGACACCAATGACGAACCTGTCATTGTGAAAAAGAAG AAGCTTTCAAAACTTGATGATCCCTTGACTCCAAAGCTGTTGCGGCAAATCAAGACCGAGAACGATCACGGCGATGAAGACGATGACCAGGACGATCATGACGAAGACGGGTTCTCCTTGGACAGGATGCAtttaaaggagaaaaaggagTATGATGATGAGGAccaagaggaagatgaggaggaagaggaagattcgacaaaagagagagacagtagTGCAGATGACAAATCCAAGGTCTTGTTAAGTCCACTGCTGAGAACTTCAGCAGCCAGAGAAAGCGACCAATCCTCCTCCAACTCTCCCAGAGCTGGACCGAGCAGCGAGTCAGGAGACGCCCCGGAGAGGAGCTCTGCTCAGCTGAAGGCTCGCCATCAGCGCAGACGCCTCCCCAACAAAGAGCTGAGCAAAGAGTTCAACCAGGAGATCCCCAAGACAGAAGACTGTCTGAACAACCAGAACCACGGCGCTGTGAAGACAGAGGACAGCCCAGCCAATCACAATCGACGACCACTGAAGAACGAGGACAGTGTGACCAATCAGAACCGTAAACCACTAAAAACGGAGGACTCAACCACTAATCAGAGCCGGAGGGCCGTTAAAATGGAGGAAGGTGTGGCCAATCACAACAGACGGCCGCTGAAAACAGAAGACAGCCTGGCCAATCAAAACCACAGGCCAGTAAAACCTGAACCTGAGAGCGAAGTAGAAGACTCAAAGCCTAAATGGCCTCTTAATAACGGCAGCAGCGACCTGGGAGACTGGCTGCGACACAGGGGACGGGAGGTTAACGGGACACCACGCGGTTACTCACCTCTGGGctggaacagaaacacaccaatCACACCAATATGCCCACGCCCACTTCCCTGCCGGTCACCGCCGAAATGTATCCAAATGGAGCGGCATGTGATCCGACCCCCTCCCATCAGCCCCCCACCCGACAGACTGCCACTGAACGACGGCGAAGCACATGTGATGCGACGAGAGACATGGATGACGGTTTTCAGTCACCTGACTCACAGAGATCTTTGCGTCTGCATGCGTGTCTGCAGGACGTGGAACAGATG GTGCTGTGACAAGCGGCTTTGGAAGCACATCAATCTGAACCGTTGCAAGTCCATCACACCTCTCATGCTGAGCGGCATCATCCGGAGACAGCCAGTAGCTCTGGACCTCAGCTGGACCAACATCTCCAAGAAACAACTCAGCTGGCTCATCAACAGGCTGCCAG GTTTGCGTGTGCTGCTGTTGTCAGGATGCTCCTGGGTGGCAGTCTCTGCTCTTTGCACCTCCAGCTGTCCTCTTTTGCGAACTCTGGATGTTCAGTGGGTTGAGGGACTGAAAGATGCTCAGATGAGGGACCTGCTGTCGCCTCCTACAGATAACAGGCCAG GTCAGTTAGACAACAGGAGTAAGCTGCGTAACGTAGAGGACCTGCGTCTGGCAGGTTTGGACATCACAGACACATCTCTGCGGCTCATCATCCGCTACATGCCGTTGTTGTCCAAACTGGACCTCAGCTACTGCAACCACGTCACTGACCAGTCCGTCAACATCCTTACTGCTGCAGGGACGACTACCAGAGACTCCCTCACTGACATCAACCTGTCAG TCTGCAACAGGGTCACAGACCAGTCGCTGACCTATTTCAAACGCTGCGGAAGCATATGTCACATCGACCTGCGCTACTGCAAACAGGTGACCAAGGAGGGATGCGACCAGTTCGTTGCAGAAATGTCCgtcagtgtgcagtttgaactGATAGAGGAGAAACTGCTGCAGAAGATCAGCtag